Proteins encoded in a region of the Vicia villosa cultivar HV-30 ecotype Madison, WI linkage group LG5, Vvil1.0, whole genome shotgun sequence genome:
- the LOC131605300 gene encoding uncharacterized protein LOC131605300, whose translation MIREEIKVDCQEADEYDESDEESYVGELTISEMAAGFTETCLMNEKLYAKVREYRNTNRFLLEEIVTLMEEFADLERNSSSCNVRENAVTSVGNIMKLQIIKNYVATDLPIADAKIVKKILDENHQVPRISFPLQTVIPDPPKSKSNDNDVHTAGSEIHMTKEENNEEVQEDADNTNVTKDVNDIGNSEADDSPRADAGTGINVLDLDEYSDNDLVATVNSSVAKRLITRRKGKAVIQNSPVKKDDVKSPSKDFVKKKSTSAGPIKTRVVAKSVGVGHSKSWSKVVPKKRKARAVEESESDVEVNVHDIPLKKKPTTSKLAASVPEVPIDNVSFHFAASANRWKFVYQKRLALERELAQNAHECKDIMDLIKAAGLIKTVVHLSKCYEMLVKEFIVNLYEECANKRSKEFRKVFVRGKCVNFSSTVINNLLGRSDEAQPKLGISDNKVCQVITANQVRSWPLKGKLSASRLSMKYAMMHKIRAANWVPTNHKSIVSTVLGRLMKQLQNINKTLHPDVTESEHTTNK comes from the exons ATGATCAGAGAAGAAATCAAGGTTGACTGTCAAGAAGCTGATGAATATGATGAATCTGACGAAGAATCATATGTTGGAGAGCTCACCATCAGTGAAATGGCTGCTGGCTTTACTGAGACATGTCTAATGAATGAGAAACTGTATGCAAAAGTACGGGAATATAGGAATACTAATAGATTCCTACTAGAAGAAATAGTAACTCTCATGGAAGAGTTTGCTGATCTGGAAAGAAA CTCCTCTAGTTGCAATGTCAGAGAGAATGCTGTAACATCGGTTGGCAACATTATGAAACTTCAGATCATCAAAAATTATGTGGCTACTGATCTTCCTATTGCTGATG CCAAGATTGTCAAAAAGATTTTGGATGAAAATCATCAGGTCCCTAGGATATCTTTCCCTTTACAAACCGTGATTCCTGATCCTCCCAAGAGCAAAAGTAATGATAACGATGTTCACACTGCTGGTAGTGAGATTCACATGACTAAAGAGGAGAACAATGAAGAGGTTCAAGAAGATGCTGATAACACCAATGTCACTAAGGATGTCAATGACATCGGAAATTCTGAAGCTGATGATAGTCCAAGAGCAGATGCTGGAACAGGTATAAATGTTTTGGATTTAGATGAGTACTCTGACAATGATTTGGTTGCTACTGTGAACTCTAGTGTAGCCAAAAGACTCATAACTAGGAGAAAAGGCAAAGCTGTGATTCAAAATTCTCCTGTGAAGAAAGATGATGTTAAAAGCCCTTCCAAAGACTTTGTCAAGAAGAAGAGTACCTCTGCAGGACCTATAAAGACTAGAGTTGTGGCTAAAAGTGTTGGTGTTGGTCACTCAAAATCTTGGAGCAAAGTTGTTCCAAAGAAGAGGAAGGCAAGAGCtgttgaagaatccgagtctgaTGTTGAAGTGAATGTCCATGACATTCCATTAAAGAAGAAGCCCACAACTAGCAAGCTTGCTGCTAGTGTACCTGAAGTTCCCATTGACAATGTATCCTTTCACTTTGCTGCAAGTGCAAATAGGTGGAAATTTGTGTATCAAAAGAGACTGGCCCTTGAGAGGGAATTGGCTCAAAATGCTCATGAATGTAAGGACATAATGGACTTGATTAAGGCTGCTGGCCTAATAAAAACTGTTGTCCATCTGAGTAAATGCTATGAAATGCTGGTGAAAGAATTCATAGTAAACCTCTATGAAGAGTGTGCTAACAAGAGATCTAAGGAATTCAGAAAAGTTTTTGTAAGAGGAAAATGTGTTAACTTCTCGTCCACTGTGATCAATAACCTATTGGGAAGGTCTGATGAAGCTCAACCTAAGCTTGGAATCTCTGATAACAAGGTATGCCAAGTTATCACTGCAAACCAAGTCAGGAGCTGGCCCTTGAAAGGGAAATTGTCTGCTAGTAGACTAAGCatgaaatatgcaatgatgcataagATAAGGGCTGCTAATTGGGTGCCAACAAATCACAAGTCTATTGTCTCAACTGTCCTTGGAAGATTaatgaaacaacttcaaaacataaacaaaacactTCATCCCGATGTTACAGAATCAGAGCACACCACTAATAAATAA